One Rosa chinensis cultivar Old Blush chromosome 5, RchiOBHm-V2, whole genome shotgun sequence genomic region harbors:
- the LOC112203743 gene encoding exopolygalacturonase encodes MKTFNVNQYGGVADGKTDNSKAFTDAWNQACQNNGGGVVLFQQGIYLVNPLVIEGSCKGPMELQIQGTLLASREYQYSVGIDHWIVFRYIDNLVISGGGTFDGQGASSWPYNDCRKNPQCKALPASLRFDFANNTKIDNITLINSKNTNIHLFAGLNVIISNINISAPADSPNTDGIKVGSSSIVQIYDSIISTGDDCIAFLPESTNLNVTNVHCGPGHGISVGSISSNSITGLNVRNCSFVGTQNGVRIKTKSPSQQGTVAQVTFENIEMDKVNNPIIIDQQYCASSGCSPRKTSEIQITDVKYNNIWGTSNTKIAVLLKCSENKPCQNIELRDIDLNYRGGKKPAKASCLNAKGVAYGKQNPASCLQS; translated from the exons ATGAAAACTTTCAATGTAAACCAATATGGTGGTGTTGCAGATGGAAAAACTGATAACAgcaag GCTTTTACTGATGCATGGAAtcaagcttgccaaaacaatgGAGGTGGTGTGGTCTTGTTTCAACAAGGGATATATTTGGTGAACCCTTTGGTTATAGAAGGCTCTTGCAAGGGACCGATGGAGTTGCAGATCCAGGGTACCTTATTGGCTTCAAGGGAGTACCAGTACTCGGTTGGTATTGACCATTGGATCGTCTTCCGATACATTGACAACTTAGTAATTAGTGGTGGAGGGACGTTCGATGGCCAAGGAGCCTCTTCTTGGCCCTATAACGACTGTCGCAAAAACCCACAGTGCAAGGCACTGCCTGCG TCATTGAGGTTCGACTTTGCCAATAATACAAAGATCGACAACATAACTCTCATCAACAGCAAGAACACCAACATCCACCTTTTCGCAGGTCTTAATGTGATAATCAGCAACATTAACATAAGTGCCCCGGCCGATAGCCCCAACACCGATGGAATCAAAGTCGGTAGTTCAAGCATCGTCCAAATATATGATTCTATAATATCCACCGGAGATGACTGCATAGCTTTCCTTCCTGAATCAACCAACCTTAACGTTACTAACGTTCACTGCGGGCCTGGCCATGGAATTAGTGTAGGAAGCATTTCCAGTAACTCTATTACTGGCTTGAACGTAAGGAATTGCAGCTTCGTAGGTACTCAGAATGGTGTTAGAATCAAGACGAAGAGTCCCTCTCAACAAGGAACTGTTGCACAAGTTACATTTGAAAACATTGAAATGGACAAGGTCAATAATCCCATCATCATTGATCAACAATATTGCGCTAGTAGTGGCTGTAGTCCACGG AAAACTTCGGAGATTCAGATTACTGATGTGAAGTACAATAACATTTGGGGTACTTCAAACACAAAAATTGCAGTTTTACTCAAATGTAGCGAAAATAAACCTTGCCAGAACATCGAGTTGAGGGATATCGACCTAAATTACAGAGGAGGTAAAAAACCGGCAAAAGCATCGTGTTTGAATGCAAAAGGAGTAGCTTACGGCAAACAAAACCCTGCTTCTTGCCTGCAGAGTTAA